In Macadamia integrifolia cultivar HAES 741 chromosome 1, SCU_Mint_v3, whole genome shotgun sequence, a single window of DNA contains:
- the LOC122077014 gene encoding putative B3 domain-containing protein At3g24850: MVVNMSMEVLAGNEEEINLAELVNNPEELLQWIHKKQNELLEIGSQMKMNENQLLEIGSQMKMKDNELLEIGSQMKMNDYEARPPLYIRVPGTKRNAESMILEDKKRPIKKPRSVKKNGIKPRPVAAPPIPVPAPVIPGELMTAITDRGGEDVMWVMEKLLQKTDVNWHHDRLSIPESRVATNEFLTTTEKIKVSKKIKIPVEVVLLVTGGEDDEGPRTQSRELNFTKWYMKNCGIYVLISKWCEVARDNSLAAGDKIQVWSFRKSQEKKLSIAINVIRGEPQH; the protein is encoded by the coding sequence ATGGTGGTTAATATGAGCATGGAAGTGTTGGCCGGAAATGAGGAGGAGATCAATTTGGCTGAACTAGTCAATAATCCTGAAGAGCTACTACAATGGATTCACAAGAAACAAAATGAGTTGCTTGAGATTGGTTCTCAGATGAAGATGAACGAAAATCAGTTGCTTGAGATTGGTTCtcagatgaagatgaaagacaATGAGTTACTTGAGATTGGGTCTCAGATGAAGATGAACGACTATGAGGCACGACCTCCTCTTTATATCAGGGTACCTGGAACTAAAAGGAATGCTGAGTCTATGATTCTGGAAGACAAGAAGAGACCCATAAAGAAACCAAGATCAGTGAAGAAAAATGGTATAAAACCACGGCCAGTTGCAGCGCCACCAATACCAGTGCCAGCACCAGTGATACCCGGAGAGCTCATGACTGCAATTACTGATCGTGGAGGTGAAGATGTGATGTGGGTAATGGAGAAATTACTTCAGAAAACTGATGTGAATTGGCATCATGATCGTCTATCTATTCCAGAGAGTCGAGTGGCCACGAACGAATTCTTAACTACTACAGAGAAGATCAaagtttccaaaaaaattaagataccAGTAGAGGTGGTGTTGCTGGTGACAGGAGGAGAAGATGATGAAGGCCCTCGAACCCAATCAAGGGAATTGAACTTCACAAAATGGTATATGAAAAATTGTGGCATATACGTATTGATCTCAAAATGGTGTGAAGTTGCCAGGGATAACAGTTTAGCAGCTGGTGACAAAATCCAGGTTTGGTCGTTCAGAAAATCACAGGAGAAGAAGCTTAGTATTGCCATTAATGTTATTCGTGGAGAACCACAACACTAG
- the LOC122091466 gene encoding UDP-glycosyltransferase 89B2-like: MTIPGAGTHILVFPYPAQGHMLPLLDLTHQLVLRGLTITILVTPKNLSILNPFLSTHPSSIKTLILPFPSHPSVPSGVENVKDLPNNSLSAMVSALRQLHDPLLHWFRSHPSPPSAIISDFFLGWTHHLACQLSIPRIVFSPSSAAFVSLINCLWRETPQRGDPDYNDPDFPISFPKVPGSPIYPWRQLSFVYRSYVRGDPEWELIRDDYLANIASWGIAFNSFSELEHNYLDHLKKDLGHDRIWAVGPLLPPDDDPTAPTERGGSNSISVHDIMSWLDKREKKSVVYVCFGSQAVLANEQMEALADGLEHSGVHFIWCVKEATVGHVAGKYGVVPSGFEDRVAGRGLVIRGWAPQVSILRQRAVGSFLTHCGWNSVLEGIVAGVPLLAWPMTADQFADARLLDEVGVGVKVCEGPETVPNSAVLAKAMTESVSVKGSKRDRALELQKAALGVIKEGGSSFKDLDRFVKDLIRTEIKFGDKEVIA; this comes from the coding sequence ATGACGATCCCAGGTGCAGGCACACACATATTGGTGTTCCCATACCCTGCGCAGGGGCATATGTTACCCCTTCTAGACCTCACCCACCAGTTAGTCCTCCGAGGTCTAACCATCACCATTCTCGTGACACCAAAGAACCTCTCCATCCTCAACCCTTTCCTCTCTACCCACCCTTCTTCcatcaaaaccctaatcctaccTTTCCCATCTCATCCTTCTGTACCCTCAGGCGTTGAGAACGTTAAAGACTTACCAAACAACTCCTTAAGTGCCATGGTAAGTGCTTTGCGTCAGCTTCACGACCCTCTCCTCCACTGGTTCCGCTCTCACCCTTCACCACCCTCTGCTATCATCTCTGACTTCTTCCTCGGGTGGACCCACCACCTCGCTTGCCAGCTCAGCATCCCTCGGATTGTCTTCTCTCCCTCCAGTGCCGCCTTCGTGTCCCTTATCAACTGCCTCTGGCGTGAAACGCCGCAGAGGGGCGACCCCGACTACAACGATCCTGATTTCCCAATCTCGTTCCCGAAAGTCCCCGGTTCCCCGATTTACCCCTGGCGTCAGCTCTCATTTGTGTACCGTAGCTACGTCCGTGGAGACCCAGAATGGGAATTGATTAGGGACGATTACCTTGCCAACATAGCGAGTTGGGGAATCGCATTCAACTCGTTCTCTGAGTTGGAACACAATTATCTTGACCATCTCAAGAAAGATCTTGGCCACGACCGGATCTGGGCGGTGGGACCCTTGCTACCACCCGACGATGATCCAACGGCGCCAACCGAGAGAGGTGGGTCCAATTCAATTTCGGTACATGACATAATGTCCTGGCTGGACAAGCGCGAGAAGAAATCGGTGGTCTATGTGTGTTTCGGGAGCCAAGCCGTTTTGGCTAACGAGCAGATGGAGGCGCTAGCGGACGGGTTAGAGCACAGTGGGGTCCATTTTATATGGTGCGTGAAGGAGGCTACGGTTGGACACGTGGCAGGAAAGTACGGGGTAGTACCTTCAGGCTTTGAAGATCGGGTGGCAGGGAGAGGGCTCGTGATTCGTGGTTGGGCTCCACAAGTGTCGATACTGAGGCAACGAGCTGTGGGATCGTTTTTGACTCACTGTGGTTGGAACTCGGTGTTGGAAGGGATAGTAGCGGGTGTTCCGCTGCTTGCTTGGCCAATGACGGCCGATCAGTTTGCCGATGCAAGGCTTTTGGATGAGGTGGGCGTGGGAGTAAAGGTCTGCGAGGGACCCGAGACCGTGCCTAACTCGGCCGTGTTGGCCAAGGCTATGACCGAGTCTGTAAGTGTGAAGGGGTCCAAGAGGGACAGAGCTTTGGAGCTACAAAAGGCTGCCTTGGGGGTTATCAAGGAGGGTGGGTCATCGTTCAAGGATTTGGATCGGTTTGTGAAGGATTTAATTAGAACTGAAATTAAATTTGGTGACAAAGAAGTCATTGCGTAA
- the LOC122074146 gene encoding uncharacterized protein LOC122074146, with protein sequence MALLRSACLVLGLLLTSLGLRDSAVVHAQQATGKAIAANENKDGIGITRVDAAFVSKELFEGTPPATAAATAIANKRLGGRKVLQGSILRKKMMEEETMNGKIPKISGKDKNTSKKPLGTLHKYMNDQKSSQLKSQDSDDQAVSNCGSLECSSSSRKIVSPEFHDHFHKTDQSKKLFEASNDKVMSLTHIDYSGMSTPHCKPPINNHLPKHQIVKP encoded by the exons ATGGCCCTTTTAAGGTCTGCTTGCTTAGTTCTTGGGCTTCTCCTCACTTCTCTTGGCCTAAGGGACAGCGCAGTTGTACATGCCCAACAAG CAACCGGAAAGGCAATAGCAGCGAACGAAAACAAAGATGGGATTGGGATTACTCGAGTTGATGCTGCATTTGTTTCAAAG GAGCTTTTCGAAGGCACTCCTCCTGCAACCGCCGCCGCTACTGCCATTGCCAACAAAAGGCTGGGAGGAAGGAAAGTGTTGCAGGGTAGTAtcctgaggaagaagatgatggaagaaGAAACTATGAATGGAAAAATTCCAAAGATTTCAG GAAAGGATAAGAATACTTCAAAGAAGCCACTTGGAACATTACATAAGTACATGAATGatcag AAAAGTAGCCAACTCAAATCCCAAGATTCTGATGATCAGGCTGTTTCAAACTGTGGCAGCTTGGAATGTTCTTCAAGTTCAAGGAAAATAGTGTCACCAGAATTTCATGATCATTTCCACAAAACTGATCAATCCAAAAAGCTTTTTGAGGCTTCTAATGATAAGGTAATGAGCTTGACCCACATAGATTACTCTGGGATGAGTACACCTCATTGTAAGCCTCCAATTAATAATCATCTGCCTAAGCACCAAATTGTGAAACCATAG